GGAACCAGGTATGTACTACTAGGAGGTAATTCTAAGTCTTGCTTTTTGTAGTTTCAAAGCATGACAGGCTATGGTCAAAGAGCCGGTAAACTGAGAATAAAATTTAGAGAATTCtaattgtggaaaacagtgtgggaaaAGATAAGATCCAAGGCATCAAAATACTGGAATGAAAATAGCAAAACATcccctccaaaataaaacaaagctacTGTTTTCTTTACTGGGTCTATTTAAGAGCCAAATGCAAATGATTGACTCCATATGTgtcttatataaaataaaagtcatgcaATACTGTGATGAGAAGCTGACACTTTGTGAAAATGTGACTTCTCTGGAAGTGCCCTGAATCCTTCACAGTGGAAATATTCTAGCTTACATCTAACAAGAGTGACAAAACACTCCTAACTACAAGGACTTACCTGGAAGCAAGCAACTCCAAAGGAAATTCCTGCAACCACTCCCATTTCTGACTCTATAATGGTCATCACCTTTATAAAACAACCCTAATGggagtggaaaataaaatattaagtacagCACAAGCAACAAGGAACACTTCTGCCAAAACAGGAGCTTTAGCTACCACTGCCTTTGTCATTGtattaaaatttactcttttatatAACAAATCTTATCTCCTCTCAGGCACAATGTTCTCGACAGAAGTTTGAAGAGTAGAAGTTCCACCTCTTGGATTATGCATTTAAAAGTGTTATTTGCTCATTGTGTGAACTCAAGTGAAAttgtctgagcttcagtttcctcatttactCAATGAGACTAATACTTGCCCTGCCtatttctgattatatttattgtgactaaaaattaaaaatggagtcaACTCTGTATtaagttaatattttcaaataaaacaattttaaaggctCCTTACTTCATTGTTTACTTTATCAGCATCTCTCTGTGGAGAACAATTTTCAAGTTTGCAGCAACTCTTGGGAAATCCTTTTTCTAAGTAATAATTAGTATCCTTCCAATCTCTATAGTCGGTGACACCACAACaatgcaactgaaaaaaaaaacacatttatagttTACATCATTGTAGTCAAACATTTAACCTATCATCTTAGACTGCAATTTGTCCTCAAAACAATATTATACTCAATGATCCCTATCCTAATATTTTTAAGTGGCTGTCCTCAATCAGCATTGTAATTCAACAGATTagcacctttttttcccctaataacAAGTGTAACATTTTTGCACTGGACTCACTTTCCTGCTCTAGTTGGTACTAACAGTACTTGGTCTGTGATGTGAAGAGTGAAGAGGTGTACATGTGAGGAGAATGATTAGGAGAAAATGGAGATATGTGACTTAGTATCATCCCACACTTTTTCCAGGGACCTATCTTTCCAGGGACATATTTTCCCTGATCAAAGATTGTAATGAGAATATCGTACAAGTGGACAACACCTAGTAGCCAGGGGCCTATTTCTCTTCTCTAAGGAGATAAGGAATGTGTTCCCCACTTGAGAAGCCACCACCTATGACCACTTACCGTATTTTGAATCTTGTCTACTGCATCGCTTCTATAATCTCCCGTAGAGTTATACTGCTTTATAGTTTTCTCATAATTATTCTTAAAACTGTTCTTAATCTACAGCAAAGAAATACAATGctagtaaataaaaattctacaaaGTCTCTTAGGTTTCTATGTCAAATAAAAAATCCCCACATCTGACCAATGATCATATCTTTGACGATAACAACATGTATGGTAATTAATTTCTATGGTGCAATCCTGTCCTCTATGGGATATAGTCTAGTTGAGAGGATTACTAAGCAAAACATTACAATAAAAGATGATAAACACTCAAGTTCAAAGTGCTATGGGAGCATTTATTCAAGTGGCAGCTctgtactcctgtatccctcccCCAAGTTTTTCTCTACTTTAAGTACAAATTTGATGCATGTAAAATTTTTAAGCTACAAAACCTTACTTTGGGAGACTGTACTACCACACTTTGTAAAACACTCTCATTGAAGAACCTTCACTACTCACCAAATGATTCCCCAACCCCAGGTTTAACAGTGGAACTCTGATTTCTAATTCAATATTAAAGTTTTGATGATTTGCACTAAGTATATCCAATCTGTTAGAAATATGTGGCATAATGGGGCATGTGGGCGGcacagtcaattaagcatccgacttccaacttcagctcaggtcatgatctcacagttcgtgagttcaagcccggcatcaggctctgtactgacagctcagggcctggagcctgcttcagattctgtgtctccttccctccctgccactcccctgctcatgctctgtctctctctctcaaaaataaataaacattaaataaataaaaaaataaatatgtgtggcATAAGTGGAGAAGGTATCAATCTTGTGTTATAAATTTTGTGCTTTAAATATTGTCCTATCAGTAAAGTTATAAATTGTACTATCTTCACTTCAGTAGGTACTTGTACACAGAAAAAGAACTGGAAATACATGTCATTATGGGTACCTGTAATTTCCTTCTGTGATTGTCAGTCTttacaattttctaatttttttattaaaaatgggtTAGAATTTTTACAAGAAAGCCATTATTGTCAGCTACAGGcagaaaaaataagcattacTTAAAAGTAAGCTTTAAGAGTggtttttgaacttttaaaaattgcctttaaCTCTGTTTTTTATGTCTAGGAGAATAACTTTTAACATATTAATAGGTTGCCTAATTCAAGCTTACCTCATGTCTAAAAACAAATCCTACGATGGCAGCGACCAGTTCAACCAAAAAAATGAGAGTCAGAAACATTGCATACTGTGGGATAAAAAGAAAGTCCAGGTCAGCATAAATAAGATATATCACAGCAGCAAAGAGagtcaaagaaaaatatagtCTGCTCAATCAGTTCagcatgtttttattaaaaaggacAGGGGAAACACAACAAAAGTGGGAACTGAAAGGTGAAGTGTTACTTGGGAAGTAACGGGGAAAATCCTAAAGGACCGTGGCCAGTTTCAAGAAACAAAGCCTACAACATATAAGACTCTTCTAAAACCAAGAATCAATTCTAAGGAAAACAAGGACTCACCAGTTTTAGCATCCATGCAGAAGCTCGGCAGGTAGCAAAACAGCCAAAGGTGCCCAAAAGAATAATGACAGTGCCGGTGCCAATGAGCACGAAGGGGACATTGGTGGCCTTctcatttaaaagggaaaaataattctcCAGGCTCACCTTGCCCCAAATGCCAACGGCAAGAAGGATAACACCAGTGATCTATGTGGGAAACCAGAGAACAGAAAGTATAATATACACTGTATAATAGAGAACAGAAAGTATAATATACACAGCAGCACCTTCAAACCACAAACCACTGGGTATTTAAGATACAATAGGTGTACGAATTTAGCAGTCTGTGGCCACAGAGCTGTGGCTGGGATATGGGAGACAAGGGGTAGGAAGGGGATCTTCACAAAAGGACAGGCCTTGATAAATCCACGCGAGATCACCAGGTAACCCAGGAAACCAGGGCAAAACCAGGGGGGCTGCTAGAGAAGGAATCTTAACAAAATTCTtaaacttcatctttttttttttttttttttgtataaacagAAGCCTGTGGCATATCTGTCCTAGGAATAACAACTTATTTAACTGCTTTACTCCTGCCCTAGGAAGAACACCTTcctggagaagggaaaaaagtgtTTCTAGGAGTTCCTGaaacttccccctcccccaaccccagttCTGAGTTGAGCACAGCGTACAAAAGGATACTACACAAAAGCAAGCCGGATGGTAGGTTGGCGGGAGTGCAGCCATTAGTATACTTACCTGTGAAATACTCCCCTCTTACGAAGCAGTGAAAAGAAAGAGACTATTAAGCGAGTGAGCCCTCAGAGGGGAGGGACAAGCTTTGCCTCCGAAAAGGTCCGGGGACACCCTCTGAGAGCTCTGGGGTGTTAACTCCCTTCCTCGTCCCCCGCCTCAAATTCGAATCCTAAGCGCGTCTGTGTCCCAGCACAGCCTATTGGCTGCCACCGTCCAGCACTCCGACCCCGGAGTGGGCAAGATGCCCGAGCAAGACCCCGGCAACTCATTGCCACCGTCAGGGTCACTGCGGCGACAGCCGGCCAACCCCCTCCCgcgcctccctccccaccccggacCTGAGCGCCCTCTGCTCAGCGTCACACCCCCCACCAAAGCCCGCAACCCCACCCGCCCCCGGGCTCCTCCGTTTCTCACCCAGAAGATGAAAGTGTAGATCAAGAGGACGCTCTTGAAACAAGTAATGACTGGTTTGGTCTGCAGTCTCCGAGACGGGGACGCCATGATTAGCTCAGGACCCTGCCCCGCCGCACCAGGCGAGCGGAATAGAGCAAGAGAAACGCAGAGTCCCCGAGTCTCCCCGGAAACTGCCGGAAACTTACGAGCGTCTACAACTGAGAAGAGCCACAAACACTGTACAATTTTCTAGAGGGTAAAGTCCGGGAGGCTATCCGGAAAGTGACGACAATTTCTGTGCGCCCCCTGCTGAAGGTTACCGAAAACCATACACAAAGTTCTATTGTCGGGAATTTCTTAGATCTTCAAGTAgagctttcttaattttttctctcaAGGAATCTTTcccgctccccacccctccctaccCTTATAACTTGATCATATTGTTCTATCACCAGGAGTGCCAGCAGCACTCTGAGATTCGGCCTTGCCCGCCCCTGGTGCcctaaagggaaagaaaggaatgaaaaaagaggTTAAAAGTGATCTAAGAATCTTTTATTACGTGGCTAAATATCCTCAAGAAATATATTTCCAATGAGAAAGCGTATTACAAAGCGACACGTACAGTCATATGTTTTTAGACAAAAACTGAGGAAAAGTAAAATTTACCTGAGTGGTGGTATTAAGctgatttctttttcacttgttctgtgattttcaatttttgaaCATTGTTTCATGTGGTGGGGAGCGGGGCATTAAGAGTGAATGGACTGTGGGAAGTAATCACTTCTTGAAAGAATTCCA
This region of Felis catus isolate Fca126 chromosome X, F.catus_Fca126_mat1.0, whole genome shotgun sequence genomic DNA includes:
- the TSPAN6 gene encoding tetraspanin-6 isoform X2, with the translated sequence MLKLYAMFLTLIFLVELVAAIVGFVFRHEIKNSFKNNYEKTIKQYNSTGDYRSDAVDKIQNTLHCCGVTDYRDWKDTNYYLEKGFPKSCCKLENCSPQRDADKVNNEGCFIKVMTIIESEMGVVAGISFGVACFQLIGIFLAYCLSRAITNNQYEIV
- the TSPAN6 gene encoding tetraspanin-6 isoform X1, with product MASPSRRLQTKPVITCFKSVLLIYTFIFWITGVILLAVGIWGKVSLENYFSLLNEKATNVPFVLIGTGTVIILLGTFGCFATCRASAWMLKLYAMFLTLIFLVELVAAIVGFVFRHEIKNSFKNNYEKTIKQYNSTGDYRSDAVDKIQNTLHCCGVTDYRDWKDTNYYLEKGFPKSCCKLENCSPQRDADKVNNEGCFIKVMTIIESEMGVVAGISFGVACFQLIGIFLAYCLSRAITNNQYEIV